A section of the Amycolatopsis sp. AA4 genome encodes:
- a CDS encoding thiamine pyrophosphate-binding protein codes for MTAAARLLETLAQWGVEHVFCCPGTSEIPVLEALMTSRGAPEFVLTTHEAISVSMADGYARASGRIGVAYLHTNVGVANGLAHLYAAQVARSSVAILAGIKGTATLPHRALTTSPRLLETAAPYVGHAWQNLRAEDLLEDLSRTLWHTTVVPEQPAILAIPQDHLVAEPGVAPPVRWGARQGPAAEAVRHASALLDAARRPVVVAGSDVARRRAEADLARLAERLGAPVFVESRRDLERWSFRTDHPLYAGLFEPRAPLLAEADLLVLAGMPTPLEFSAEVAALPPGVPILHLSEDAAEPGRRYVPAGAVVGDTAAVLRGLAEGVRPECAPSRSEWLARVRKDSEDRRSRWEAEVPVDGEFSAAVAMRTVADVIGGKRLLVLDAVTSTLPLLRFLQRTRADSLFATASGSLGWGMGAAAGVAMARRERVLAVVGDGVVQFGVPAFWTVVRHRLPVTYLVVNNGKYQAVVAGLRKSGGERAEYPLTDISGVEISTLAQAFGIKALTVDDADGLRAALAEDPGPEDGPRLIEVRVNDQLWQ; via the coding sequence ATGACGGCTGCCGCGCGGTTGCTGGAAACCTTGGCGCAGTGGGGAGTCGAGCACGTTTTCTGCTGTCCCGGCACCAGTGAGATACCAGTGCTGGAAGCTCTGATGACCAGCCGGGGCGCACCCGAGTTCGTGCTGACCACCCATGAGGCGATCTCGGTGTCGATGGCCGACGGCTACGCGCGCGCCTCCGGCCGGATCGGCGTTGCGTACCTGCACACGAACGTCGGGGTCGCGAATGGTTTGGCGCATCTGTACGCGGCGCAGGTCGCGCGCAGCAGCGTCGCGATCCTCGCAGGAATCAAGGGAACTGCGACGCTTCCGCACCGCGCGTTGACGACTTCGCCGCGTCTGCTCGAAACGGCCGCACCGTACGTCGGCCACGCCTGGCAGAACCTCCGCGCCGAGGACCTGCTGGAAGATCTCAGCCGGACGCTGTGGCATACCACGGTCGTTCCGGAGCAACCGGCGATTCTCGCGATCCCGCAGGACCATCTGGTCGCGGAACCCGGGGTCGCGCCTCCGGTCCGCTGGGGCGCCCGGCAAGGTCCGGCGGCGGAGGCGGTTCGGCACGCGAGCGCGCTGCTCGACGCGGCACGGCGGCCGGTCGTGGTCGCGGGGTCGGACGTCGCCCGCCGCCGAGCCGAGGCGGACTTGGCCCGGCTGGCGGAACGGCTCGGCGCGCCGGTGTTCGTGGAGTCCCGGCGCGACCTCGAACGCTGGTCGTTCCGCACGGATCATCCGCTCTACGCCGGACTGTTCGAGCCCCGCGCGCCGTTGCTGGCCGAAGCCGACTTGCTGGTGCTCGCGGGCATGCCGACGCCGTTGGAGTTCTCGGCCGAGGTCGCGGCGCTCCCGCCCGGCGTCCCGATCCTGCATCTCTCCGAGGACGCTGCCGAGCCCGGCCGCCGCTATGTCCCAGCCGGAGCTGTCGTCGGCGACACCGCGGCGGTGCTTCGCGGACTAGCCGAAGGGGTTCGCCCGGAGTGCGCGCCTTCGCGGAGCGAGTGGCTTGCCCGAGTGCGCAAGGACAGCGAGGACCGACGCTCCCGCTGGGAGGCCGAAGTCCCGGTGGACGGGGAGTTCAGTGCCGCGGTGGCGATGCGCACCGTTGCGGACGTCATCGGCGGCAAGCGTCTGCTGGTCCTCGACGCGGTCACCTCGACCCTGCCGTTGCTGCGTTTTCTCCAGCGCACGCGGGCGGATTCGCTGTTCGCCACGGCAAGCGGTTCCCTTGGCTGGGGAATGGGCGCCGCGGCAGGCGTTGCGATGGCGCGGCGCGAGCGGGTGCTCGCGGTGGTCGGCGACGGCGTGGTCCAGTTCGGGGTGCCCGCGTTCTGGACCGTGGTACGCCACCGGCTGCCGGTGACATATCTCGTGGTGAACAACGGGAAGTACCAAGCCGTCGTCGCCGGTCTGCGGAAGAGCGGAGGCGAGCGGGCGGAGTATCCGCTCACGGACATCAGTGGCGTTGAGATATCAACGTTGGCGCAAGCGTTCGGCATCAAGGCGTTGACGGTCGACGACGCCGACGGGCTGCGGGCCGCACTCGCCGAGGACCCCGGCCCGGAGGACGGCCCGCGGCTGATCGAGGTCCGCGTGAATGACCAGCTGTGGCAGTGA
- a CDS encoding SAM-dependent methyltransferase: MTSARHDGDTWDLASSVGATATMAAAARAIATREDGTLFSDRFAEPLVQAVGVDLLAKLASGETASGTLVGQVWVDAAKIRGKFYDEFFLDAAAAGIAQAVILASGLDSRSYRLPWPDGTVVYEIDQEPVVEFKARTLAELGAEPTADRRPVAVDLREDWPAALRAAGFDPARPTAWSAEGLLGYLPPEAQDRLLDTITELSAPGSRVATENRPNPRPGEEDKTKERLDRISAQWRGEGFDTDMTRLRYFGERNEAAPYLEGLGWAVRGSTVRELLAANGLPPLRDDDLRVGDLRYISGVLA, from the coding sequence ATGACTTCTGCCCGGCACGACGGAGACACCTGGGACCTGGCGTCCAGTGTCGGCGCGACCGCGACGATGGCCGCGGCGGCGCGGGCGATCGCGACCCGCGAGGACGGCACGCTGTTCTCCGACCGGTTCGCCGAACCGCTCGTCCAGGCGGTCGGCGTCGACCTGCTCGCCAAACTGGCGTCCGGGGAGACCGCGTCGGGCACCCTCGTCGGGCAGGTCTGGGTCGACGCGGCCAAGATCCGCGGCAAGTTCTACGACGAGTTCTTCCTCGACGCGGCCGCCGCGGGCATTGCCCAGGCCGTGATCCTGGCGTCCGGTTTGGACTCCCGCTCCTACCGGCTGCCCTGGCCGGACGGAACCGTCGTGTACGAGATCGACCAGGAACCGGTGGTCGAGTTCAAGGCCCGCACCCTGGCCGAACTGGGCGCCGAACCCACCGCCGACCGGCGGCCGGTCGCCGTCGACCTGCGCGAAGACTGGCCCGCCGCCCTGCGTGCCGCCGGTTTCGACCCGGCGCGGCCGACCGCGTGGAGCGCCGAGGGCCTGCTGGGATATCTGCCGCCCGAAGCGCAAGATCGATTGCTGGACACCATCACCGAACTCAGCGCGCCGGGCAGCCGCGTCGCCACCGAAAACCGGCCCAACCCGCGCCCCGGCGAAGAGGACAAGACGAAGGAACGCCTGGACCGCATCTCTGCGCAATGGCGCGGCGAGGGTTTCGACACCGACATGACGAGGCTGCGCTACTTCGGCGAGCGCAACGAAGCGGCTCCCTATCTGGAGGGGCTCGGCTGGGCGGTGCGAGGAAGCACGGTCCGGGAACTGCTCGCGGCCAACGGCCTGCCTCCGCTGCGGGACGACGATCTGCGCGTGGGCGACCTGCGGTACATCAGCGGCGTATTGGCGTAG
- a CDS encoding bifunctional diguanylate cyclase/phosphodiesterase, translating to MLAPADQVRFAFEPLYSLYSGSAVAVEAVGHPAAGWVQDLLDAAGDHAQLIEADLDLAARAAAAVGPTAAGVSLHLNLSASTAGAPAERFIPLLQTLERTGRRPADVVLEVTAPLAAPNPGTLLRGLHRLRDLGFRLAFDRLGAAGLPMNLLAEAPIEMIKLDRATLRRLPANAATVALVEALVQFAAQTDLRLVATGIENDAELDVARRSGIRLVQGNLFATAAPERVLPTAERGDQPGTMVVSPSAGLRIPEFLRQAKTLPDDATCDDVHAILSAEHAPKAIVGLDQQARPQWTIDRMRFLLAVTGRYGHALYSGKPAAKLAGPPRLVRIDTGTRELLELIADGGAEHSGDDLVVTDASGRYQGVVRPNEVMRRMAAVKVEAAVALNPLTRLPGSDAIAQDVARRAGAGRPFVVAWLDIDHFKRLNDTAGFAAGDDLIRAIGRALTDHARRLGDVTVGHVGGDDFLVVCGVEDITSLADAVLGHDWSADGVPVTLSLASLVQTGSGSYRESARLLAPLKKQAKGIRGSSWVNSWPGAGRAQILRGGKELNGRAPMLLSQQ from the coding sequence GTGCTCGCCCCCGCCGACCAGGTCCGTTTCGCCTTCGAGCCGCTGTACAGCCTCTACAGCGGCTCGGCTGTCGCAGTCGAAGCGGTCGGGCATCCGGCGGCCGGCTGGGTCCAGGATCTCCTCGACGCGGCGGGCGACCACGCCCAGCTGATCGAAGCCGACCTCGACCTCGCGGCGCGCGCGGCCGCGGCGGTCGGGCCAACCGCCGCCGGGGTATCGCTGCACCTCAACCTGAGCGCCAGCACCGCCGGCGCGCCCGCCGAACGGTTCATCCCGCTGCTCCAGACCTTGGAACGCACGGGCCGCCGTCCCGCCGACGTCGTCCTGGAAGTCACCGCGCCGCTCGCCGCCCCGAATCCGGGAACCCTGCTGCGGGGCCTGCACCGGCTCCGCGACCTCGGCTTCCGCCTGGCCTTCGACCGGCTCGGCGCGGCGGGCCTGCCGATGAACCTGCTGGCCGAAGCGCCGATCGAGATGATCAAACTGGACCGCGCGACGCTGCGCCGGCTCCCGGCGAACGCGGCGACCGTCGCGCTTGTCGAGGCGCTGGTCCAGTTCGCCGCGCAAACCGACCTGCGGCTCGTCGCGACGGGGATCGAGAACGACGCGGAACTCGACGTCGCAAGGCGCTCCGGAATCCGGCTGGTGCAAGGGAATCTGTTCGCCACCGCCGCCCCGGAGCGGGTGCTGCCCACCGCCGAACGCGGCGACCAGCCGGGCACCATGGTGGTCTCGCCCTCCGCCGGGCTGCGGATCCCCGAGTTCCTCCGCCAGGCGAAAACCCTGCCGGACGACGCGACGTGCGACGACGTCCACGCGATCCTGTCCGCCGAGCACGCGCCGAAGGCCATCGTCGGGCTCGACCAGCAGGCGCGTCCACAGTGGACGATCGACCGGATGCGGTTCCTGCTCGCGGTGACCGGCCGGTACGGGCACGCGCTGTACTCCGGGAAACCCGCCGCGAAACTGGCCGGCCCGCCGCGGCTGGTCCGGATCGACACCGGCACCCGCGAACTGCTCGAACTCATCGCCGACGGCGGGGCCGAGCACAGCGGCGACGACCTCGTGGTGACCGACGCGTCCGGCCGGTACCAGGGCGTGGTGCGGCCGAACGAGGTGATGCGCCGGATGGCCGCGGTGAAGGTCGAGGCCGCGGTCGCGCTCAACCCGCTCACCCGGCTGCCCGGCAGCGACGCGATCGCCCAGGACGTCGCCCGCCGCGCCGGCGCCGGACGGCCGTTTGTCGTGGCCTGGCTGGACATCGATCATTTCAAGCGGCTCAACGACACCGCCGGGTTCGCCGCGGGCGACGACCTGATCCGCGCCATCGGCCGAGCCCTGACCGACCACGCCCGGCGACTCGGCGACGTCACGGTCGGCCACGTAGGCGGCGACGATTTCCTGGTCGTGTGCGGGGTCGAGGACATCACGTCCCTCGCCGACGCGGTCCTCGGCCACGACTGGTCCGCCGACGGGGTGCCGGTCACGCTCTCCCTGGCGAGCCTGGTCCAGACCGGTTCCGGGTCGTACCGGGAAAGCGCGCGGTTGCTGGCGCCGCTGAAGAAGCAGGCGAAGGGGATCCGCGGATCGAGCTGGGTCAACAGCTGGCCGGGGGCCGGGCGGGCGCAGATTCTCCGTGGCGGCAAGGAGCTGAACGGGCGCGCTCCGATGTTGCTTTCCCAGCAATAG
- a CDS encoding phosphoribosyltransferase family protein, with protein MTRALLLERFRWADGHADLWPVFRDGAAFAEVVKALAEPFRDAGVTAVCGIESRGFLLGGAVALELGVGFAAVRKAAGLFPGEKLTRETDPDYRGFRHVLRMQRSALSPGDRVLLVDDWIETGSQALAVRDLVTGAGTELVGCAVVVDQLDPAKRARVGRVHGLLAAEELPDC; from the coding sequence ATGACACGCGCACTTCTGCTGGAGCGGTTCCGCTGGGCCGACGGACACGCCGATCTCTGGCCGGTTTTCCGGGACGGCGCGGCGTTCGCCGAGGTGGTCAAGGCGCTGGCCGAGCCGTTCCGGGACGCGGGCGTGACCGCGGTGTGCGGGATCGAATCGCGGGGTTTCCTGCTCGGCGGGGCCGTCGCGCTGGAACTGGGCGTCGGATTCGCCGCGGTCCGGAAGGCCGCCGGGCTGTTCCCCGGCGAGAAGCTGACCCGCGAAACGGACCCGGACTACCGGGGTTTCCGGCACGTCCTCCGGATGCAGCGGTCGGCGCTCTCGCCCGGCGACCGGGTGCTGCTGGTGGACGACTGGATCGAGACGGGCAGCCAGGCGCTGGCCGTACGCGATTTGGTGACCGGGGCGGGCACGGAGCTGGTCGGTTGCGCGGTGGTGGTCGACCAGTTGGACCCGGCGAAACGGGCCCGGGTCGGGCGGGTGCATGGGTTGCTGGCTGCGGAGGAATTGCCGGATTGCTGA
- a CDS encoding VOC family protein, translating to MQLTSVRIITSDVDRLTSFYEQVTGLVASRPAKQFAEFVGATATLAIGSAETMALFSAGAAVPEENRTVILEFLVEDVDHEFARLRPLLAEVVQEPTTMPWGNRSLLFRDPDGNLVNLFAPQTEEARARLAR from the coding sequence GTGCAGTTGACTTCCGTCCGAATCATCACCAGCGACGTCGACCGTCTGACGTCCTTCTACGAGCAGGTCACCGGCCTCGTGGCGAGCCGGCCGGCGAAGCAGTTCGCCGAGTTCGTCGGCGCGACGGCGACGCTGGCGATCGGCAGCGCCGAGACGATGGCGCTGTTCAGCGCGGGTGCGGCGGTGCCGGAGGAGAACCGGACCGTCATCCTGGAATTCCTGGTCGAGGACGTGGACCACGAGTTCGCGCGGCTCCGCCCGCTGCTCGCCGAGGTCGTGCAGGAACCCACGACGATGCCGTGGGGCAACCGTTCGCTGCTGTTCCGCGACCCGGACGGCAACCTGGTGAACCTGTTCGCGCCGCAGACCGAGGAGGCGCGCGCCCGGCTCGCGAGGTGA
- a CDS encoding YafY family protein, giving the protein MTRPIARVLALLEILQSGGTRTVAELAERLDVDERTVRRYVEHLLDLDIPVRSVRGRYGGYRLAPGYRMPPLMLTDEEALAVLLGLVAGRRAGLVTTSVAAAESAVAKVRRVLPEALGRRLDALLQVADFTAPARTSLTAEAEVLLAVAEAARDQRPVKLAYTAAHGRGSERVVEPYGVVAHSGRWYLTGFDSSAGQVRTFRVDRIERAEPQAGTFSAPTDFDPTHQVLTGIAQAPHRHDVAVRIRATAEEIRAVFPPSIAILEADDPWTRARIRAERLDWIPPRLAALDRAFVIEQPDALQDQMRAFADRLAGYARAGSGAASGSAPASTS; this is encoded by the coding sequence ATGACCCGGCCGATCGCCCGCGTGCTGGCGCTGCTGGAGATCCTCCAGAGCGGCGGCACCCGGACCGTCGCCGAACTCGCCGAGCGACTGGACGTGGACGAACGCACCGTCCGCCGGTATGTCGAACACCTGCTTGACCTGGACATTCCGGTCCGCTCCGTGCGCGGGCGCTACGGCGGGTACCGGCTCGCGCCGGGCTACCGGATGCCGCCGCTGATGCTCACCGACGAGGAAGCTCTCGCGGTCCTGCTCGGACTGGTCGCGGGACGGCGTGCCGGGCTGGTCACCACGTCGGTCGCGGCCGCGGAAAGCGCGGTCGCGAAGGTCCGCCGGGTGCTGCCCGAGGCGCTGGGCCGTCGGCTCGACGCGTTGCTGCAGGTCGCCGACTTCACCGCACCCGCCCGCACATCGCTCACCGCCGAGGCGGAGGTACTTCTCGCAGTCGCCGAGGCAGCGCGCGACCAGCGTCCGGTCAAGCTCGCCTACACCGCGGCGCACGGCCGAGGCAGCGAACGCGTCGTCGAGCCGTACGGTGTCGTGGCACATTCCGGCCGTTGGTATCTCACCGGCTTCGACTCAAGTGCCGGACAGGTGCGCACGTTCCGCGTCGACCGGATCGAGCGGGCCGAACCGCAGGCCGGAACCTTCAGCGCCCCAACGGATTTCGACCCGACCCACCAGGTGCTCACCGGCATCGCCCAAGCACCGCACCGGCACGACGTAGCAGTGCGGATCCGCGCGACCGCCGAGGAGATCCGCGCGGTGTTCCCGCCGTCCATCGCCATCCTCGAAGCGGACGACCCGTGGACCCGCGCACGCATCCGAGCCGAACGCCTCGACTGGATCCCGCCTCGGCTCGCCGCCCTCGACCGGGCGTTCGTGATCGAGCAACCGGACGCGCTCCAAGACCAGATGCGCGCGTTCGCCGACCGGCTGGCCGGTTACGCCCGGGCCGGCTCGGGCGCGGCTTCCGGAAGCGCACCCGCCTCGACGAGTTGA
- a CDS encoding MarR family winged helix-turn-helix transcriptional regulator, which produces MKYRHADVALAVKRLQHRHHRALSQALQPLGLSLVQWDTLRHLDNHPEASLHDLAVLTFQTDQSFGTLAARMVDRGLIERVPGPGRAVRHRLTEKGAELRATGQELVDVVVKKSFSGLSAAQLNELGALLDVALESEPA; this is translated from the coding sequence ATGAAGTACCGCCACGCCGACGTCGCACTGGCCGTCAAGCGCCTGCAGCATCGCCACCACCGCGCGCTGAGCCAGGCATTGCAGCCGTTGGGGCTGTCGCTGGTGCAGTGGGATACGTTGCGGCACTTGGACAATCACCCGGAGGCGTCGCTGCACGACCTCGCCGTGCTGACCTTCCAGACCGACCAGTCCTTCGGGACGCTGGCCGCGCGGATGGTCGATCGCGGCCTGATCGAGCGCGTGCCCGGACCGGGCCGGGCGGTGCGGCACCGGCTGACGGAGAAGGGCGCGGAGCTGCGGGCGACGGGGCAGGAACTCGTGGACGTCGTGGTGAAGAAGTCGTTCAGCGGGCTTTCGGCGGCGCAGCTCAATGAGCTGGGTGCGTTGCTGGACGTCGCACTGGAATCCGAGCCGGCGTAA
- a CDS encoding alpha/beta fold hydrolase: MTSSQTLQFRSAGPVEITVQDHDRTRTFLLLHGGGGVATMAGFADLLAERTRSRVLLPTHPGFNGTPKAAELTDVPALAKAYVALLDHLDLSDVTVVGNSFGGWLAAEIALLHSPRVSRAVVVDGIGIEVDGHPLADVRGKTVAEIQQFSFHDPAKAPTPPAGSSGPSPDVLALVSYTGPAMTDPTLAERLSTTQIPVHVLWGESDRIADPRYGEAYAAAIPGATFTVLPRTGHLPQVETPQQLLDALLALDA; the protein is encoded by the coding sequence ATGACTTCCTCCCAGACCCTCCAGTTCCGCTCGGCCGGACCGGTCGAGATCACCGTCCAAGACCACGACCGCACCCGGACCTTCCTGCTGCTGCACGGCGGAGGCGGCGTCGCGACGATGGCCGGTTTCGCCGACCTGCTCGCCGAACGCACCCGCTCGCGCGTCCTGCTGCCCACCCATCCCGGCTTCAACGGCACGCCGAAAGCCGCCGAACTCACCGACGTCCCCGCACTGGCCAAGGCGTACGTCGCACTGCTCGACCACCTCGACCTCTCGGACGTCACCGTGGTCGGCAACTCCTTCGGCGGCTGGCTGGCCGCGGAAATCGCGCTGCTGCACAGCCCGCGGGTCAGCCGCGCGGTGGTCGTCGACGGGATCGGCATCGAGGTCGACGGGCATCCGCTGGCCGACGTCCGCGGCAAAACCGTCGCGGAAATCCAGCAGTTCTCGTTCCACGACCCGGCCAAGGCGCCGACCCCGCCAGCAGGCAGCAGCGGTCCGAGCCCGGACGTCCTGGCCCTCGTGAGCTACACCGGCCCGGCGATGACCGACCCGACGCTTGCCGAACGCCTGAGCACAACGCAGATCCCCGTGCACGTCCTGTGGGGCGAGAGCGACCGCATCGCCGACCCGCGGTACGGCGAGGCCTACGCCGCCGCCATCCCGGGCGCGACGTTCACCGTGCTTCCCCGCACCGGACATCTGCCGCAGGTCGAAACTCCGCAGCAACTGCTCGACGCACTGCTCGCCCTCGACGCATAA
- a CDS encoding hydantoinase/oxoprolinase family protein codes for MPRSHDPRPAGWRVGADIGGTFTDVIALGPAGEVVPMKVPSTPPDYGAGVVTATTAVLSSAGTKPESVVAMLHGTTVATNAILSMSGVRTAVVTTRGFRDVLEIGRLRRPALYDLSWSKPQPLARRRNRYELDQRITADGQLAPATDADEVRALAEQLRVDGIEAIAVCLLNSYVRPDEERRVAELLRAELPGVYVTASVDVSPQPHEFERTSTATVNAYVGPAVHGYLTRLEAGLRAENVQAPLLVMQSSGGLLDAASVAQRPVQIIESGPAAGVTAVQKLAQLIGLSTVVAFDMGGTTAKASLIEHGEPFVSADYEVGGGMNVARGLSSGAGYPVRAPSIDIAEVGSGGGSIISVDPAGALHVGPASAGSRPGPACYGQGGELPTLTDANVTLGYLSPQSLAGGRVAIHPDLAEKALSTVAEQLGDDIPGTARGAYQVAVSSMTTAVKAVTSERGRDPREATMVAFGGAGPLYAAALARELGIDTVLVPVHPGLFSSLGLLVADTEQHELSPYRAEFAEIPALAEEFARLSAKVREELGEDAVVDRLLDMRYRGQRFELRIRVPDGELTEELLAETRARFHAEHKRTYGRAGTDDLVEPVNLRVRGRQPTPMSISDVLALPETETQAPKTRECRFAETVSAPVLTRSALGAEPTAGPMIIEDMDATTLVPPGAQAYRDRFNNIVITWSAA; via the coding sequence GTGCCTCGCAGTCACGATCCTCGACCGGCCGGCTGGCGGGTCGGCGCCGACATCGGCGGCACGTTCACCGACGTCATCGCGCTGGGCCCGGCCGGCGAGGTCGTCCCGATGAAGGTGCCGTCGACGCCGCCCGATTACGGCGCGGGCGTCGTGACGGCGACGACCGCGGTGCTGTCGTCCGCCGGAACGAAGCCGGAGTCCGTCGTCGCGATGCTGCACGGCACGACCGTCGCCACCAACGCGATCCTGTCGATGAGCGGCGTCCGGACCGCGGTGGTCACCACCCGCGGCTTCCGCGACGTACTGGAAATCGGGCGGTTGCGGCGTCCCGCGCTGTACGACCTGTCCTGGTCGAAGCCGCAACCGTTGGCGCGCCGGAGGAATCGCTACGAACTCGACCAGCGCATCACCGCCGACGGACAGCTCGCTCCCGCGACCGACGCGGACGAGGTCCGGGCGCTGGCCGAGCAGTTGCGTGTGGACGGCATCGAAGCGATCGCCGTGTGCCTGCTCAATTCCTACGTCCGGCCGGACGAGGAGCGGCGAGTCGCCGAGTTGCTGCGCGCCGAACTGCCAGGCGTCTACGTGACCGCGTCGGTCGACGTTTCCCCGCAGCCGCACGAATTCGAGCGCACCAGCACGGCGACGGTCAACGCGTACGTCGGCCCGGCGGTGCACGGTTACCTCACGCGGCTGGAAGCAGGACTGCGCGCCGAAAACGTCCAGGCGCCGCTGCTGGTCATGCAGTCCAGTGGGGGTCTGCTCGATGCCGCTTCGGTCGCGCAACGGCCGGTGCAAATCATCGAATCCGGCCCGGCCGCCGGGGTCACCGCGGTGCAGAAGCTCGCGCAGCTGATCGGTCTGTCCACAGTGGTCGCTTTCGACATGGGCGGAACCACGGCGAAGGCCTCGCTGATCGAGCACGGGGAACCGTTCGTCTCGGCGGATTACGAGGTCGGCGGCGGAATGAACGTGGCACGCGGGCTCAGTTCCGGGGCCGGTTACCCGGTGCGGGCGCCGTCGATCGACATCGCCGAGGTCGGGTCCGGCGGCGGAAGCATCATCTCCGTCGACCCGGCAGGCGCGCTCCATGTCGGACCGGCGAGCGCCGGGTCGCGGCCGGGCCCGGCCTGCTACGGCCAGGGCGGCGAACTGCCAACCCTGACGGATGCCAACGTCACGCTGGGATATCTCAGCCCACAGTCGCTGGCTGGCGGCCGCGTCGCGATTCACCCGGACCTCGCCGAAAAGGCACTGTCCACAGTGGCCGAACAGCTCGGGGATGACATCCCAGGGACCGCCCGCGGGGCATATCAGGTCGCCGTTTCTAGTATGACAACCGCGGTCAAAGCGGTGACCAGCGAGCGCGGCAGGGATCCGCGCGAGGCCACGATGGTCGCGTTCGGCGGCGCGGGCCCGCTGTACGCTGCCGCGCTGGCCCGCGAATTGGGCATCGACACCGTGCTCGTGCCGGTGCACCCCGGGCTTTTCAGCAGCCTCGGCCTGCTGGTCGCCGACACCGAACAGCACGAACTCTCGCCCTACCGCGCCGAATTCGCCGAGATACCAGCGCTGGCCGAGGAGTTCGCGAGGCTGTCCGCGAAGGTGCGGGAGGAACTCGGCGAGGATGCGGTCGTGGACCGGCTGCTGGACATGCGCTACCGCGGACAGCGCTTCGAACTGCGGATCCGCGTCCCGGACGGCGAACTCACCGAGGAACTGCTCGCCGAAACCCGCGCCCGGTTCCACGCCGAGCACAAGCGCACCTACGGCCGGGCAGGCACCGACGACCTGGTCGAGCCGGTGAACCTCCGCGTGCGCGGCAGGCAGCCCACCCCGATGTCCATTTCGGACGTACTGGCGCTCCCGGAGACGGAGACCCAGGCCCCGAAGACGCGCGAATGCCGTTTCGCCGAAACAGTTTCCGCCCCGGTGCTCACCCGGTCCGCGCTCGGCGCCGAACCGACCGCCGGGCCGATGATCATCGAGGACATGGACGCCACCACCCTCGTCCCGCCCGGCGCGCAGGCGTACCGCGACCGGTTCAACAACATCGTGATCACCTGGAGTGCCGCATGA